A genomic segment from Cervus elaphus chromosome 14, mCerEla1.1, whole genome shotgun sequence encodes:
- the TP53BP2 gene encoding apoptosis-stimulating of p53 protein 2 isoform X1: MRFGSKMMPMFLTVYLSNNEQHFTEVPVTPETICRDVVDLCKEPGESDCHLAEVWCGSERPVADNERMFDVLQRFGSQRSEVRFFLRHERPPGRDVVSGPRSQDPSLKRNGVKVPGEHRRKENGVNSPRMDLTLAELQEMASRQQQQIEAQQQMLATKEQRLKFLKQQDQRQQQQAAEQEKLKRLKEIAENQEAKLKKVRALKGHVEQKRLSNGKLVEEIEQMNSLFQQKQRELVLAVSKVEELTRQLEMLKNGRIDGHHDNQSAVAELDRLYKELQLRNKLNQEQNAKLQQQRECLNKRNSEVAVMDKRVNELRDRLWKKKAALQQKENLPVSSDGHVPQPGASGPSRVAAVGPYIQSSTMPRIPSRPELLVKPALPDGPGATQASEGPMKVQTLPNMRSGASSQAKGSKIHLLGPDWTPPNADLFSSQASASVSKSSGNVPDQVDDGEVPLREKEKKVRPFSMFDTVDQSAAPPAFGTLRKNQSSEDILRDAQAANKNVAKVPPPVPSKPKQINLPYFGQTNQSPSDMKPDGTAPQLSAAVASMGGKPKPTVQQQRVLLAPGGPSVGPADQTVPPGSKQDSPPAAAVRPFTPQPSKDALLPPFRKPQTVATSSIYSMYTQHQAPGKNFQQAVQSALTKPHPRAPHFPSVYGKPVIAAAQNQQPPENVYSNNQGKPGSPEPETEPVSSVQETHENERIPRPLSPTKLLPFLSNPYRNQSDADLEALRKKLSNAPRPLKKRSSITEPEGPNGPNIQKLLYQRTTIAAMETISVPAYPSKSASGTASPESPLEIQNPYLPVEPEKEVVPLVPEPASPEEAGSAGTESSDAPAPPPGLEYVPEGVPDSSPNFQNSVEEPNPEAPPLLEVYLEEYPPYPPPPYPSGEPEGPGEDSVSLRPPEITGQVSLPPGKRTNLRKTGSERIAHGMRVKFNPLALLLDSSLEGEFDLVQRIIYEVDDPSLPNDEGITALHNAVCAGHTEIVKFLVQFGVNVNAADSDGWTPLHCAASCNNVQVCKFLVESGAAVFAMTYSDMQTAADKCEEMEEGYTQCSQFLYGVQEKMGIMNKGVIYALWDYEPQNDDELPMKEGDCMTIVRREDEDEIEWWWARLNDKEGYVPRNLLGLYPRIKPRQRSLA, from the exons TGAGTGGACCAAGGTCTCAGGATCCAAGTTTAAAAAGAAACGGTGTAAAAGTTCCAGGTGAACATCGAAGAAAGGAGAATGGC GTTAATAGTCCTAGAATGGATCTGACACTTGCTGAACTTCAGGAAATGGCATCCCGCCAGCAGCAACAGATTGAGGCCCAGCAACAAATGCTGGCCACTAAG GAACAGCGCTTGAAGTTTTTGAAACAGCAAGATCAGCGTCAACAGCAACAAGCAGCTGAACAAGAAAAGCTTAAGAGGCTCAAAGAAATAGCTGAGAATCAGGAAGCGAAGCTGAAAAAAGTGAGAGCACTTAAAGGCCACGTGGAACAGAAGAGGCTAAGCAATGGGAAACTTG TGGAGGAAATTGAACAGATGAATAGTTTGTTCCAGCAAAAGCAGAGGGAGCTTGTTCTGGCTGTGTCAAAAGTAGAGGAACTTACGAGACAACTGGAGATGCTGAAGAACGGCAGGATTGACGGTCACCATGACAACCAGTCCGCGGTGGCTGAGCTCGATCGGCTCTACAAGGAGCTTCAG TTAAGAAACAAACTGAACCAGGAGCAGAATGCCAAGCTGCAACAACAGAGGGAGTGTTTGAATAAGCGCAATTCAGAAGTGGCGGTGATGGACAAGCGTGTTAATGAGCTCAGGGACCGGCTGTGGAAGAAGAAGGCGGCCCTGCAGCAGAAAGAGAACCTTCCT GTCTCGTCTGATGGACACGTGCCCCAGCCGGGGGCGTCGGGGCCGAGTCGCGTGGCGGCGGTCGGTCCCTACATCCAGTCGTCGACTATGCCCCGGATCCCGTCGCGGCCTGAACTTCTGGTGAAGCCAGCCCTGCCCGACGGGCCCGGGGCCACGCAGGCTTCCGAGGGGCCCATGAAAGTCCAGACGCTGCCCAACATGAGATCTGGGGCCTCTTCGCAAGCAAAAG GCTCTAAAATCCATCTGCTTGGCCCTGATTGGACTCCTCCAAATGCAGATCTTTTCTCTAGCCAagcctctgcctctgtgtctaaAAGCTCTGGGAACGTTCCAGACCAAG TGGATGATGGAGAGGTTCCAttgagggagaaggagaagaaagtgcGCCCCTTTTCGATGTTTGACACCGTGGACCAATCTGCCGCCCCACCTGCCTTCGGTACCCTGAGGAAGAACCAGAGCAGTGAAGACATCCTGCGGGATGCTCAG gcTGCAAATAAAAATGTGGCTAAGGTACCACCTCCTGTCCCATCAAAACCAAAACAGATAAATTTGCCTTATTTCGGACAAACTAACCAGTCACCATCCGATATGAAGCCAGACGGAACTGCTCCGCagttgtcagcagctgttgcatcCATGGGAGGTAAACCCAAACCCACAGTGCAGCAGCAGAGGGTCCTGCTGGCCCCCGGCGGGCCTTCAGTGGGCCCAGCAGACCAGACCGTTCCTCCAGGTTCTAAGCAAGACAGTCCCCCTGCTGCCGCTGTCCGACCCTTCACGCCTCAACCTTCCAAGGATGCCCTCCTTCCACCCTTCAGAAAACCCCAGACGGTGGCCACCAGCTCCATATACTCCATGTACACACAGCACCAGGCTCCTGGGAAAAACTTCCAACAGGCCGTGCAGAGCGCGCTGACCAAGCCCCATCCCCGAGCACCCCACTTTCCAAGCG TGTATGGCAAGCCTGTGATTGCCGCTGCTCAGAACCAACAGCCCCCAGAGAACGTTTATTCCAATAACCAGGGCAAACCTGGCAGCCCAGAACCCGAAACAGAGCCTGTTTCTTCAGTTCAGGAGACCCATGAAAATGAAAGGATTCCTCGGCCGCTCAGCCCGACCAAATTACTGCCTTTCCTATCTAATCCTTACCGAAACCAGAGTGATGCTGACCTGGAAGCCCTACGAAAGAAACTGTCGAATGCACCCCGGCCTCTAAAGAAACGCAGCTCTATTACAGAACCTGAGGGTCCTAATGGGCCGAATATTCAGAAACTTCTGTATCAGAGGACCACCATCGCCGCCATGGAGACCATTTCTGTCCCAGCTTACCCATCCAAGTCTGCTTCTGGGACTGCCAGCCCGGAAAGCCCGCTGGAGATCCAGAATCCGTATTTGCCTGTGGAGCCAGAGAAGGAGGTGGTCCCTCTGGTTCCTGAGCCGGCGTCCCCGGAGGAGGCTGGGAGCGCCGGTACAGAGAGCAGTGATGcgccagctcctcctccaggcctcGAGTATGTGCCTGAAGGAGTCCCAGACAGCAGCCCGAATTTCCAGAACAGCGTGGAAGAACCAAACCCAGAGGCACCCCCTCTGCTGGAAGTGTACCTGGAGGAGTACCCCCCCTACCCACCCCCGCCATATCCATCTGGGGAACCAGAAGGCCCGGGAGAAGACTCTGTGAGCTTGCGTCCACCTGAGATCACCGGGCAGGTTTCTCTGCCTCCT GGCAAAAGGACAAACTTGCGTAAAACTGGTTCCGAGCGGATTGCTCATGGAATGAGGGTGAAATTCAACCCCCTTGCTTTGCTTCTAGATTCCTCTTTGGAGGGAGAATTTGACCTTGTACAGAGAATTATTTATGAG GTTGATGACCCAAGCCTGCCTAATGATGAAGGTATTACCGCTCTTCATAATGCTGTGTGTGCAGGTCACACCGAGATTGTGAAATTCCTGGTACAGTTTGGTGTGAATGTCAATGCTGCTGACAGTGATGGATG GACCCCGCTGCACTGCGCTGCCTCCTGCAACAACGTCCAGGTGTGCAAGTTCTTGGTGGAGTCAGGGGCCGCTGTGTTCGCCATGACCTACAGTGACATGCAGACGGCTGCTGATAAGTGTGAGGAGATGGAAGAAGGCTACACCCAGTGCTCGCAATTTCTGTATG GAGTTCAGGAGAAAATGGGCATAATGAATAAAGGGGTCATTTATGCGCTCTGGGACTATGAACCTCAGAATGATGACGAGCTGCCCATGAAGGAAGGAGACTGCATGACAATCGTGCGCAGGGAAGACGAAGACGAGATTGAATGGTGGTGGGCCCGCCTGAACGACAAGGAAGGATACGTTCCACGCAATTTGCTGGGA CTATACCCAAGAATTAAACCAAGACAAAGGAGCTTGGCCTGA
- the TP53BP2 gene encoding apoptosis-stimulating of p53 protein 2 isoform X2: MFLTVYLSNNEQHFTEVPVTPETICRDVVDLCKEPGESDCHLAEVWCGSERPVADNERMFDVLQRFGSQRSEVRFFLRHERPPGRDVVSGPRSQDPSLKRNGVKVPGEHRRKENGVNSPRMDLTLAELQEMASRQQQQIEAQQQMLATKEQRLKFLKQQDQRQQQQAAEQEKLKRLKEIAENQEAKLKKVRALKGHVEQKRLSNGKLVEEIEQMNSLFQQKQRELVLAVSKVEELTRQLEMLKNGRIDGHHDNQSAVAELDRLYKELQLRNKLNQEQNAKLQQQRECLNKRNSEVAVMDKRVNELRDRLWKKKAALQQKENLPVSSDGHVPQPGASGPSRVAAVGPYIQSSTMPRIPSRPELLVKPALPDGPGATQASEGPMKVQTLPNMRSGASSQAKGSKIHLLGPDWTPPNADLFSSQASASVSKSSGNVPDQVDDGEVPLREKEKKVRPFSMFDTVDQSAAPPAFGTLRKNQSSEDILRDAQAANKNVAKVPPPVPSKPKQINLPYFGQTNQSPSDMKPDGTAPQLSAAVASMGGKPKPTVQQQRVLLAPGGPSVGPADQTVPPGSKQDSPPAAAVRPFTPQPSKDALLPPFRKPQTVATSSIYSMYTQHQAPGKNFQQAVQSALTKPHPRAPHFPSVYGKPVIAAAQNQQPPENVYSNNQGKPGSPEPETEPVSSVQETHENERIPRPLSPTKLLPFLSNPYRNQSDADLEALRKKLSNAPRPLKKRSSITEPEGPNGPNIQKLLYQRTTIAAMETISVPAYPSKSASGTASPESPLEIQNPYLPVEPEKEVVPLVPEPASPEEAGSAGTESSDAPAPPPGLEYVPEGVPDSSPNFQNSVEEPNPEAPPLLEVYLEEYPPYPPPPYPSGEPEGPGEDSVSLRPPEITGQVSLPPGKRTNLRKTGSERIAHGMRVKFNPLALLLDSSLEGEFDLVQRIIYEVDDPSLPNDEGITALHNAVCAGHTEIVKFLVQFGVNVNAADSDGWTPLHCAASCNNVQVCKFLVESGAAVFAMTYSDMQTAADKCEEMEEGYTQCSQFLYGVQEKMGIMNKGVIYALWDYEPQNDDELPMKEGDCMTIVRREDEDEIEWWWARLNDKEGYVPRNLLGLYPRIKPRQRSLA; this comes from the exons TGAGTGGACCAAGGTCTCAGGATCCAAGTTTAAAAAGAAACGGTGTAAAAGTTCCAGGTGAACATCGAAGAAAGGAGAATGGC GTTAATAGTCCTAGAATGGATCTGACACTTGCTGAACTTCAGGAAATGGCATCCCGCCAGCAGCAACAGATTGAGGCCCAGCAACAAATGCTGGCCACTAAG GAACAGCGCTTGAAGTTTTTGAAACAGCAAGATCAGCGTCAACAGCAACAAGCAGCTGAACAAGAAAAGCTTAAGAGGCTCAAAGAAATAGCTGAGAATCAGGAAGCGAAGCTGAAAAAAGTGAGAGCACTTAAAGGCCACGTGGAACAGAAGAGGCTAAGCAATGGGAAACTTG TGGAGGAAATTGAACAGATGAATAGTTTGTTCCAGCAAAAGCAGAGGGAGCTTGTTCTGGCTGTGTCAAAAGTAGAGGAACTTACGAGACAACTGGAGATGCTGAAGAACGGCAGGATTGACGGTCACCATGACAACCAGTCCGCGGTGGCTGAGCTCGATCGGCTCTACAAGGAGCTTCAG TTAAGAAACAAACTGAACCAGGAGCAGAATGCCAAGCTGCAACAACAGAGGGAGTGTTTGAATAAGCGCAATTCAGAAGTGGCGGTGATGGACAAGCGTGTTAATGAGCTCAGGGACCGGCTGTGGAAGAAGAAGGCGGCCCTGCAGCAGAAAGAGAACCTTCCT GTCTCGTCTGATGGACACGTGCCCCAGCCGGGGGCGTCGGGGCCGAGTCGCGTGGCGGCGGTCGGTCCCTACATCCAGTCGTCGACTATGCCCCGGATCCCGTCGCGGCCTGAACTTCTGGTGAAGCCAGCCCTGCCCGACGGGCCCGGGGCCACGCAGGCTTCCGAGGGGCCCATGAAAGTCCAGACGCTGCCCAACATGAGATCTGGGGCCTCTTCGCAAGCAAAAG GCTCTAAAATCCATCTGCTTGGCCCTGATTGGACTCCTCCAAATGCAGATCTTTTCTCTAGCCAagcctctgcctctgtgtctaaAAGCTCTGGGAACGTTCCAGACCAAG TGGATGATGGAGAGGTTCCAttgagggagaaggagaagaaagtgcGCCCCTTTTCGATGTTTGACACCGTGGACCAATCTGCCGCCCCACCTGCCTTCGGTACCCTGAGGAAGAACCAGAGCAGTGAAGACATCCTGCGGGATGCTCAG gcTGCAAATAAAAATGTGGCTAAGGTACCACCTCCTGTCCCATCAAAACCAAAACAGATAAATTTGCCTTATTTCGGACAAACTAACCAGTCACCATCCGATATGAAGCCAGACGGAACTGCTCCGCagttgtcagcagctgttgcatcCATGGGAGGTAAACCCAAACCCACAGTGCAGCAGCAGAGGGTCCTGCTGGCCCCCGGCGGGCCTTCAGTGGGCCCAGCAGACCAGACCGTTCCTCCAGGTTCTAAGCAAGACAGTCCCCCTGCTGCCGCTGTCCGACCCTTCACGCCTCAACCTTCCAAGGATGCCCTCCTTCCACCCTTCAGAAAACCCCAGACGGTGGCCACCAGCTCCATATACTCCATGTACACACAGCACCAGGCTCCTGGGAAAAACTTCCAACAGGCCGTGCAGAGCGCGCTGACCAAGCCCCATCCCCGAGCACCCCACTTTCCAAGCG TGTATGGCAAGCCTGTGATTGCCGCTGCTCAGAACCAACAGCCCCCAGAGAACGTTTATTCCAATAACCAGGGCAAACCTGGCAGCCCAGAACCCGAAACAGAGCCTGTTTCTTCAGTTCAGGAGACCCATGAAAATGAAAGGATTCCTCGGCCGCTCAGCCCGACCAAATTACTGCCTTTCCTATCTAATCCTTACCGAAACCAGAGTGATGCTGACCTGGAAGCCCTACGAAAGAAACTGTCGAATGCACCCCGGCCTCTAAAGAAACGCAGCTCTATTACAGAACCTGAGGGTCCTAATGGGCCGAATATTCAGAAACTTCTGTATCAGAGGACCACCATCGCCGCCATGGAGACCATTTCTGTCCCAGCTTACCCATCCAAGTCTGCTTCTGGGACTGCCAGCCCGGAAAGCCCGCTGGAGATCCAGAATCCGTATTTGCCTGTGGAGCCAGAGAAGGAGGTGGTCCCTCTGGTTCCTGAGCCGGCGTCCCCGGAGGAGGCTGGGAGCGCCGGTACAGAGAGCAGTGATGcgccagctcctcctccaggcctcGAGTATGTGCCTGAAGGAGTCCCAGACAGCAGCCCGAATTTCCAGAACAGCGTGGAAGAACCAAACCCAGAGGCACCCCCTCTGCTGGAAGTGTACCTGGAGGAGTACCCCCCCTACCCACCCCCGCCATATCCATCTGGGGAACCAGAAGGCCCGGGAGAAGACTCTGTGAGCTTGCGTCCACCTGAGATCACCGGGCAGGTTTCTCTGCCTCCT GGCAAAAGGACAAACTTGCGTAAAACTGGTTCCGAGCGGATTGCTCATGGAATGAGGGTGAAATTCAACCCCCTTGCTTTGCTTCTAGATTCCTCTTTGGAGGGAGAATTTGACCTTGTACAGAGAATTATTTATGAG GTTGATGACCCAAGCCTGCCTAATGATGAAGGTATTACCGCTCTTCATAATGCTGTGTGTGCAGGTCACACCGAGATTGTGAAATTCCTGGTACAGTTTGGTGTGAATGTCAATGCTGCTGACAGTGATGGATG GACCCCGCTGCACTGCGCTGCCTCCTGCAACAACGTCCAGGTGTGCAAGTTCTTGGTGGAGTCAGGGGCCGCTGTGTTCGCCATGACCTACAGTGACATGCAGACGGCTGCTGATAAGTGTGAGGAGATGGAAGAAGGCTACACCCAGTGCTCGCAATTTCTGTATG GAGTTCAGGAGAAAATGGGCATAATGAATAAAGGGGTCATTTATGCGCTCTGGGACTATGAACCTCAGAATGATGACGAGCTGCCCATGAAGGAAGGAGACTGCATGACAATCGTGCGCAGGGAAGACGAAGACGAGATTGAATGGTGGTGGGCCCGCCTGAACGACAAGGAAGGATACGTTCCACGCAATTTGCTGGGA CTATACCCAAGAATTAAACCAAGACAAAGGAGCTTGGCCTGA
- the TP53BP2 gene encoding apoptosis-stimulating of p53 protein 2 isoform X3, whose amino-acid sequence MRFGSKMMPMFLTVYLSNNEQHFTEVPVTPETICRDVVDLCKEPGESDCHLAEVWCGSERPVADNERMFDVLQRFGSQRSEVRFFLRHERPPGRDVVSGPRSQDPSLKRNGVKVPGEHRRKENGVNSPRMDLTLAELQEMASRQQQQIEAQQQMLATKEQRLKFLKQQDQRQQQQAAEQEKLKRLKEIAENQEAKLKKVRALKGHVEQKRLSNGKLVEEIEQMNSLFQQKQRELVLAVSKVEELTRQLEMLKNGRIDGHHDNQSAVAELDRLYKELQLRNKLNQEQNAKLQQQRECLNKRNSEVAVMDKRVNELRDRLWKKKAALQQKENLPVSSDGHVPQPGASGPSRVAAVGPYIQSSTMPRIPSRPELLVKPALPDGPGATQASEGPMKVQTLPNMRSGASSQAKGSKIHLLGPDWTPPNADLFSSQASASVSKSSGNVPDQVDDGEVPLREKEKKVRPFSMFDTVDQSAAPPAFGTLRKNQSSEDILRDAQAANKNVAKVPPPVPSKPKQINLPYFGQTNQSPSDMKPDGTAPQLSAAVASMGGSKQDSPPAAAVRPFTPQPSKDALLPPFRKPQTVATSSIYSMYTQHQAPGKNFQQAVQSALTKPHPRAPHFPSVYGKPVIAAAQNQQPPENVYSNNQGKPGSPEPETEPVSSVQETHENERIPRPLSPTKLLPFLSNPYRNQSDADLEALRKKLSNAPRPLKKRSSITEPEGPNGPNIQKLLYQRTTIAAMETISVPAYPSKSASGTASPESPLEIQNPYLPVEPEKEVVPLVPEPASPEEAGSAGTESSDAPAPPPGLEYVPEGVPDSSPNFQNSVEEPNPEAPPLLEVYLEEYPPYPPPPYPSGEPEGPGEDSVSLRPPEITGQVSLPPGKRTNLRKTGSERIAHGMRVKFNPLALLLDSSLEGEFDLVQRIIYEVDDPSLPNDEGITALHNAVCAGHTEIVKFLVQFGVNVNAADSDGWTPLHCAASCNNVQVCKFLVESGAAVFAMTYSDMQTAADKCEEMEEGYTQCSQFLYGVQEKMGIMNKGVIYALWDYEPQNDDELPMKEGDCMTIVRREDEDEIEWWWARLNDKEGYVPRNLLGLYPRIKPRQRSLA is encoded by the exons TGAGTGGACCAAGGTCTCAGGATCCAAGTTTAAAAAGAAACGGTGTAAAAGTTCCAGGTGAACATCGAAGAAAGGAGAATGGC GTTAATAGTCCTAGAATGGATCTGACACTTGCTGAACTTCAGGAAATGGCATCCCGCCAGCAGCAACAGATTGAGGCCCAGCAACAAATGCTGGCCACTAAG GAACAGCGCTTGAAGTTTTTGAAACAGCAAGATCAGCGTCAACAGCAACAAGCAGCTGAACAAGAAAAGCTTAAGAGGCTCAAAGAAATAGCTGAGAATCAGGAAGCGAAGCTGAAAAAAGTGAGAGCACTTAAAGGCCACGTGGAACAGAAGAGGCTAAGCAATGGGAAACTTG TGGAGGAAATTGAACAGATGAATAGTTTGTTCCAGCAAAAGCAGAGGGAGCTTGTTCTGGCTGTGTCAAAAGTAGAGGAACTTACGAGACAACTGGAGATGCTGAAGAACGGCAGGATTGACGGTCACCATGACAACCAGTCCGCGGTGGCTGAGCTCGATCGGCTCTACAAGGAGCTTCAG TTAAGAAACAAACTGAACCAGGAGCAGAATGCCAAGCTGCAACAACAGAGGGAGTGTTTGAATAAGCGCAATTCAGAAGTGGCGGTGATGGACAAGCGTGTTAATGAGCTCAGGGACCGGCTGTGGAAGAAGAAGGCGGCCCTGCAGCAGAAAGAGAACCTTCCT GTCTCGTCTGATGGACACGTGCCCCAGCCGGGGGCGTCGGGGCCGAGTCGCGTGGCGGCGGTCGGTCCCTACATCCAGTCGTCGACTATGCCCCGGATCCCGTCGCGGCCTGAACTTCTGGTGAAGCCAGCCCTGCCCGACGGGCCCGGGGCCACGCAGGCTTCCGAGGGGCCCATGAAAGTCCAGACGCTGCCCAACATGAGATCTGGGGCCTCTTCGCAAGCAAAAG GCTCTAAAATCCATCTGCTTGGCCCTGATTGGACTCCTCCAAATGCAGATCTTTTCTCTAGCCAagcctctgcctctgtgtctaaAAGCTCTGGGAACGTTCCAGACCAAG TGGATGATGGAGAGGTTCCAttgagggagaaggagaagaaagtgcGCCCCTTTTCGATGTTTGACACCGTGGACCAATCTGCCGCCCCACCTGCCTTCGGTACCCTGAGGAAGAACCAGAGCAGTGAAGACATCCTGCGGGATGCTCAG gcTGCAAATAAAAATGTGGCTAAGGTACCACCTCCTGTCCCATCAAAACCAAAACAGATAAATTTGCCTTATTTCGGACAAACTAACCAGTCACCATCCGATATGAAGCCAGACGGAACTGCTCCGCagttgtcagcagctgttgcatcCATGGGAG GTTCTAAGCAAGACAGTCCCCCTGCTGCCGCTGTCCGACCCTTCACGCCTCAACCTTCCAAGGATGCCCTCCTTCCACCCTTCAGAAAACCCCAGACGGTGGCCACCAGCTCCATATACTCCATGTACACACAGCACCAGGCTCCTGGGAAAAACTTCCAACAGGCCGTGCAGAGCGCGCTGACCAAGCCCCATCCCCGAGCACCCCACTTTCCAAGCG TGTATGGCAAGCCTGTGATTGCCGCTGCTCAGAACCAACAGCCCCCAGAGAACGTTTATTCCAATAACCAGGGCAAACCTGGCAGCCCAGAACCCGAAACAGAGCCTGTTTCTTCAGTTCAGGAGACCCATGAAAATGAAAGGATTCCTCGGCCGCTCAGCCCGACCAAATTACTGCCTTTCCTATCTAATCCTTACCGAAACCAGAGTGATGCTGACCTGGAAGCCCTACGAAAGAAACTGTCGAATGCACCCCGGCCTCTAAAGAAACGCAGCTCTATTACAGAACCTGAGGGTCCTAATGGGCCGAATATTCAGAAACTTCTGTATCAGAGGACCACCATCGCCGCCATGGAGACCATTTCTGTCCCAGCTTACCCATCCAAGTCTGCTTCTGGGACTGCCAGCCCGGAAAGCCCGCTGGAGATCCAGAATCCGTATTTGCCTGTGGAGCCAGAGAAGGAGGTGGTCCCTCTGGTTCCTGAGCCGGCGTCCCCGGAGGAGGCTGGGAGCGCCGGTACAGAGAGCAGTGATGcgccagctcctcctccaggcctcGAGTATGTGCCTGAAGGAGTCCCAGACAGCAGCCCGAATTTCCAGAACAGCGTGGAAGAACCAAACCCAGAGGCACCCCCTCTGCTGGAAGTGTACCTGGAGGAGTACCCCCCCTACCCACCCCCGCCATATCCATCTGGGGAACCAGAAGGCCCGGGAGAAGACTCTGTGAGCTTGCGTCCACCTGAGATCACCGGGCAGGTTTCTCTGCCTCCT GGCAAAAGGACAAACTTGCGTAAAACTGGTTCCGAGCGGATTGCTCATGGAATGAGGGTGAAATTCAACCCCCTTGCTTTGCTTCTAGATTCCTCTTTGGAGGGAGAATTTGACCTTGTACAGAGAATTATTTATGAG GTTGATGACCCAAGCCTGCCTAATGATGAAGGTATTACCGCTCTTCATAATGCTGTGTGTGCAGGTCACACCGAGATTGTGAAATTCCTGGTACAGTTTGGTGTGAATGTCAATGCTGCTGACAGTGATGGATG GACCCCGCTGCACTGCGCTGCCTCCTGCAACAACGTCCAGGTGTGCAAGTTCTTGGTGGAGTCAGGGGCCGCTGTGTTCGCCATGACCTACAGTGACATGCAGACGGCTGCTGATAAGTGTGAGGAGATGGAAGAAGGCTACACCCAGTGCTCGCAATTTCTGTATG GAGTTCAGGAGAAAATGGGCATAATGAATAAAGGGGTCATTTATGCGCTCTGGGACTATGAACCTCAGAATGATGACGAGCTGCCCATGAAGGAAGGAGACTGCATGACAATCGTGCGCAGGGAAGACGAAGACGAGATTGAATGGTGGTGGGCCCGCCTGAACGACAAGGAAGGATACGTTCCACGCAATTTGCTGGGA CTATACCCAAGAATTAAACCAAGACAAAGGAGCTTGGCCTGA